In Gossypium arboreum isolate Shixiya-1 chromosome 3, ASM2569848v2, whole genome shotgun sequence, the sequence GTAATTGTTTAAAGCTTCAGTATTTGGATCTTGGCAACAATTTTTTCACTGGTTCGTTCCCGGATATATCGTCTCTTAGCAATTTGCATTATCTTTATTTGAATGGAAGTGGATTTTCCGGAACTTTTCCATGGAAATCGCTTGAAAACACGACGAATCTTGCTGTTTTGAGCATTGGGGACAATCCTTTTGATCGAATGGAGTTTCCTGATCAGATTTTGAAGCTAAAAAAACTGTACTGGCTTTATATGGCGAATTGCAGCATCGAGGGGAAGATTCCGCCCGCCATTGGAAACCTTACTGAGCTCatagaattggagcttcaataCAATTATTTGTCCGGTGAAATTCCGGCGGAGATTGGTAAGCTTCATAAGCTATGGCAGCTGGAGCTTTATAACAATGAATTGACTGGGAAACTTCCCGTTGGATTAAGAAACTTGACGAAACTCGAATTTTTCGATGCCTCGGCAAACAATCTTGAAGGAGATATTTCAGAAGTGAGGTATTTGACAAACTTGGTAAGCCTGCAATTGTTTAAGAACAAGTTTTCCGGCGAAGTTCCGCCGGAATTGGGTGAGTTCAAGAAACTGGTGAACTTGTCTCTTTACACTAACTTGTTGACGGGTCTTTTGCCTCAAAAGCTTGGTTCTTGGGCTGAATTCAACTACATCGATGTATCGGAGAATTTCTTGACTGGTCCAATCCCGCCGGACATGTGCAAGAAAGGGACCATGAGAGCAGTTCTTATGCTTCAAAACAAGTTCTCTGGTGAAATTCCGACGACTTACGCAAGTTGCACCACTTTGAAACGGTTCAGAGTCAGTAACAACTCGCTTATCGGAATCGTTCCAGCGGGAATATGGGGATTGCCGGAAGTTGACATAATTGACGTTGCTTACAATCAACTTGAAGGTCCAATTACAGCTGATATCAAGAACGCGAAACAAATGGGGATATTGTCAGCTGAATACAATCGGTTTTCAGGTGAACTGCCAGAAGAGATTTCAGAAGCTAAATCATTGGTTAGAATTGAGCTACATGAAAATCAATTTTTTGGAAAAATCCCTCGTGGAATCGGGGAGCTTAAAAGATTGAGCAACCTTAACTTGCAGAACAACAGGTTGTCTGgttcaataccaaattcattaGGTTCTTGTGCTTCCATCAGCAACATAAATATGGCTGATAATGTTCTTTCTGGCAAAATCCCATCATCTTTGGGATCTTTGCCGACATTGAACTCTCTGAACTTGTCTAGAAATCAACTTTCTGGGAAAATCCCAGAAAGCTTGTCGTTGCTCAAGCTGAACCTTGTTGATCTGTCTTATAATCGGTTAACTGGTCCTATACCAACTTCTTTCTCTATTGAAGCATATAATGGTAGCTTTATCGGAAACCCTGGCCTTTGTAGTTCAACGATCCGACATTTCAAGCAATGTCAACCAGATTCCGACATGTCTAAAGATACTCATACACTTATACTTTGGCTCACGCTCGGTGCAGCCGTCTTGCTTGTTTCTCTgggatgcttattatatataagGAGAAACGAAAAAGACAATAGCCTTTCTTTGAAGGAAGAATCTTGGAACATAAAGTCTTTCCATGTTTTAACTTTCACTGAATATGAAATCCTTGATTTCGTTAAGCAAGAGAATCTGATTGGAAAAGGAGGATCAGGGAACGTATACAAGGTAACACTTCCGAA encodes:
- the LOC108478528 gene encoding receptor-like protein kinase 7 is translated as MSSYRQILLCFGLMFCFYLPCCVKSDELQILLNLKSALNESNTNVLDSWEATSSVCSFNGITCNAQGFVKEIELSHQNLLGVLPLDSICQLQYLDKLSLGFNLLYGEITEELGNCLKLQYLDLGNNFFTGSFPDISSLSNLHYLYLNGSGFSGTFPWKSLENTTNLAVLSIGDNPFDRMEFPDQILKLKKLYWLYMANCSIEGKIPPAIGNLTELIELELQYNYLSGEIPAEIGKLHKLWQLELYNNELTGKLPVGLRNLTKLEFFDASANNLEGDISEVRYLTNLVSLQLFKNKFSGEVPPELGEFKKLVNLSLYTNLLTGLLPQKLGSWAEFNYIDVSENFLTGPIPPDMCKKGTMRAVLMLQNKFSGEIPTTYASCTTLKRFRVSNNSLIGIVPAGIWGLPEVDIIDVAYNQLEGPITADIKNAKQMGILSAEYNRFSGELPEEISEAKSLVRIELHENQFFGKIPRGIGELKRLSNLNLQNNRLSGSIPNSLGSCASISNINMADNVLSGKIPSSLGSLPTLNSLNLSRNQLSGKIPESLSLLKLNLVDLSYNRLTGPIPTSFSIEAYNGSFIGNPGLCSSTIRHFKQCQPDSDMSKDTHTLILWLTLGAAVLLVSLGCLLYIRRNEKDNSLSLKEESWNIKSFHVLTFTEYEILDFVKQENLIGKGGSGNVYKVTLPNGVELAVKHIRKGHRKSLSTSTVFNKSAGKEKEFDMEVQTLSSIRHVNVVKLYCSITSEDSCLLVYEYLRNGSLWDRLHTSNKMELDWDIRYEIAVGAAKGLEYLHHGCERLVIHRDVKSSNILLDEFMKPRIADFGLAKIVQSNGAKDSTHVIAGTHGYIAPEYGYTYKVNEKSDVYSFGVVLMELVSGKRPIEPEFGDNKDIVSWVCSKMNNKESILSIVDPRIPEVLKEDVIKVLRVAILCTTRLPAVRPTMRTVVHMLKEAEPCKLVGIVISKEGEHKIKEADKFNLLL